A genomic region of Hydrogenovibrio crunogenus contains the following coding sequences:
- the rplN gene encoding 50S ribosomal protein L14, with protein MIQMQTVLDVADNSGARKVQCIKVLGGSKRRYASVGDVIKVAVKEAAPRGKVKKGDVFDAVVVRTAQGVRRPDGSKIKFDGNAAVILNTKLEPIGTRIFGPVTRELRNDKFMKIVSLAPEVL; from the coding sequence ATGATTCAAATGCAAACTGTACTTGATGTCGCTGACAATAGTGGTGCAAGAAAGGTCCAATGTATTAAGGTACTGGGCGGTTCTAAGCGTCGCTATGCGAGTGTTGGTGATGTTATTAAAGTAGCTGTTAAAGAGGCTGCACCTCGCGGCAAAGTCAAAAAAGGTGATGTTTTTGATGCGGTTGTCGTTCGTACGGCGCAAGGCGTAAGACGTCCAGATGGTTCAAAGATTAAGTTTGATGGTAATGCTGCTGTTATTCTTAATACTAAGCTAGAGCCTATCGGAACACGTATTTTTGGCCCAGTAACACGTGAGCTACGTAACGATAAATTTATGAAAATCGTTTCGCTAGCTCCAGAAGTTTTATAA
- the rplX gene encoding 50S ribosomal protein L24 encodes MNRLRKGDEVIVIAGKDKGKRGSVSQVMQNGKLIVDGINLAKKHVKPNPMTGEQGGIVSKEMPVDASNVALYNPETKKADRVGVRVEGDVKTRFFKSNGKSVDA; translated from the coding sequence ATGAATCGTCTAAGAAAAGGTGATGAGGTTATCGTTATTGCTGGAAAAGACAAAGGGAAACGCGGTTCAGTTTCTCAAGTTATGCAAAATGGTAAGCTAATAGTAGATGGAATTAATTTGGCTAAGAAACATGTTAAACCTAACCCTATGACGGGTGAACAAGGTGGTATTGTTTCTAAAGAAATGCCTGTTGATGCTTCTAATGTTGCTTTATACAATCCTGAAACAAAAAAAGCGGACCGTGTTGGTGTTAGAGTTGAAGGAGATGTGAAAACACGTTTCTTTAAGTCTAATGGCAAGTCGGTTGATGCTTAA
- the rplE gene encoding 50S ribosomal protein L5, translating to MARLQKIYNDQVIPALVEKFGYKSVMQAPKLTKITINMGVGEAIGDKKILDNAVSDMEAITGQKPVKTLARRSVASFKVRDGYPLGCKVTLRGAKMYEFLDRLINVALPRVRDFQGVKGNAFDGRGNYNLGVKEQIIFPEIEFEKVDKIRGMDINFATTASTNEEAKALLEAFNFPFKKQ from the coding sequence ATGGCAAGATTACAAAAAATTTATAATGATCAAGTTATTCCGGCGTTAGTCGAAAAATTTGGTTATAAGTCAGTAATGCAAGCTCCAAAACTCACAAAGATTACGATCAATATGGGCGTTGGTGAAGCAATTGGTGACAAGAAAATACTTGATAATGCAGTGTCAGATATGGAAGCGATTACTGGTCAGAAGCCTGTTAAAACGCTTGCAAGACGCTCTGTTGCAAGTTTTAAAGTACGTGATGGATATCCACTTGGTTGTAAAGTGACACTTCGTGGGGCCAAAATGTATGAGTTTTTGGATAGATTGATTAATGTTGCTTTGCCACGAGTTCGTGATTTCCAAGGTGTTAAAGGAAATGCGTTTGATGGTCGAGGTAATTACAATTTAGGTGTGAAAGAGCAAATCATTTTCCCTGAAATTGAATTTGAAAAGGTTGATAAAATTCGTGGAATGGATATCAACTTTGCAACGACTGCTTCAACAAATGAAGAAGCAAAAGCTCTTTTAGAAGCCTTTAATTTTCCATTTAAAAAGCAATAG
- the rpsN gene encoding 30S ribosomal protein S14 produces MAKQSMIEREKKRAKMVAKYSAKRAELKKASVDMSLSFEERMEAMDKLAKLPRNASPARQQNRCRLTGRPHGVYRKFGLSRNMLRQLAMQGDVPGLRKASW; encoded by the coding sequence ATGGCAAAGCAATCAATGATTGAAAGAGAAAAGAAAAGAGCAAAGATGGTTGCTAAATATTCAGCAAAAAGAGCTGAGTTAAAAAAAGCATCTGTTGATATGTCTCTAAGCTTTGAAGAACGTATGGAAGCAATGGATAAGTTGGCAAAACTTCCAAGAAACGCTTCTCCTGCTAGACAACAGAATCGTTGTAGATTAACAGGACGTCCTCATGGTGTTTACAGAAAATTTGGGTTGTCACGTAACATGCTAAGACAGTTAGCAATGCAGGGTGATGTTCCTGGTTTAAGAAAAGCAAGTTGGTAA
- the rpsH gene encoding 30S ribosomal protein S8, with the protein MSMSDPIADMLTRIRNGQIAGHSNVVMPSSKVKVAVAKVLTGEGYVSSYSVSDKNGKSELSVDLKYFEGQPVIEMLKRVSRPGLRVYKNKDELPKVIGGLGVAVVSTSKGIMSDRDARKAGIGGEIICYIA; encoded by the coding sequence ATGAGTATGTCTGATCCAATAGCTGATATGCTAACTCGTATTCGTAATGGTCAAATTGCTGGTCATTCGAATGTTGTTATGCCTTCATCAAAAGTTAAAGTTGCAGTCGCAAAAGTATTAACGGGTGAAGGGTATGTTAGTTCATACAGCGTAAGTGATAAGAATGGTAAGTCAGAATTATCGGTTGATTTGAAGTATTTTGAAGGTCAACCAGTCATTGAAATGCTTAAGCGTGTAAGCCGTCCAGGTTTGCGTGTTTATAAGAATAAAGATGAGTTGCCAAAAGTAATCGGTGGTTTAGGAGTTGCTGTAGTTTCAACTTCTAAAGGAATCATGTCTGATCGTGATGCGCGTAAAGCGGGTATCGGCGGTGAGATTATTTGTTATATAGCTTAA
- the rplF gene encoding 50S ribosomal protein L6 — MSRIAKSPITLPSGVDVTINGTDVSVKGSKGALSKTFNHAVSVSLEDGVVTVAPKSESKNAWAQAGTARSIINNMVLGVTEGFEKKLQLVGVGYRAQAQGKVLNLTLGFSHPVNHELPEGVTVETPSQTEIVVKGADKQVVGQVAAEIRGYRPPEPYKGKGVKYADEYILRKEAKKK; from the coding sequence ATGTCAAGAATTGCAAAATCTCCTATTACTTTACCATCTGGTGTAGATGTAACGATCAATGGAACTGATGTGTCTGTAAAAGGATCAAAGGGTGCATTGTCTAAAACATTTAACCATGCTGTTTCAGTATCTCTAGAAGACGGTGTTGTAACAGTGGCGCCGAAGAGCGAAAGTAAGAATGCATGGGCACAAGCTGGTACAGCGAGATCTATCATTAATAATATGGTGTTAGGTGTTACTGAAGGATTTGAAAAGAAATTACAATTGGTCGGTGTCGGTTATAGAGCACAGGCACAAGGTAAAGTGCTTAACTTAACGTTAGGTTTTTCTCATCCAGTCAATCATGAGCTACCTGAGGGTGTGACGGTTGAAACACCAAGCCAGACTGAAATCGTAGTTAAAGGCGCAGATAAGCAAGTTGTTGGTCAAGTTGCTGCTGAAATTCGTGGGTATAGACCTCCTGAACCTTATAAAGGTAAAGGTGTTAAATATGCTGATGAATATATCTTGCGTAAAGAAGCTAAGAAAAAATAA
- the rplR gene encoding 50S ribosomal protein L18: MDKKATRLRRAKKTRAKLGSQDRARLCVHRTPKHIYAQIISSDGSSVVASCSTVQADIKKQVAFGGNKEAAELVGKSIAEKAKAAGIESVAFDRSGFKYHGRVQVLADSARENGLQF, from the coding sequence ATGGATAAGAAAGCTACCCGACTTCGTAGAGCAAAAAAGACTAGAGCAAAACTTGGTTCACAAGATAGAGCTCGTCTTTGTGTGCATCGCACGCCTAAGCATATTTATGCTCAGATTATCTCTTCAGATGGTTCATCTGTTGTTGCTTCATGCTCTACAGTCCAAGCAGATATTAAAAAGCAAGTTGCTTTTGGTGGAAACAAAGAAGCGGCTGAACTCGTTGGTAAGTCAATAGCGGAAAAGGCTAAGGCTGCGGGTATTGAATCTGTTGCATTTGACCGCTCTGGTTTTAAATATCATGGACGCGTTCAAGTCTTGGCAGATTCTGCTCGAGAGAACGGTCTTCAATTTTAA
- the rpsE gene encoding 30S ribosomal protein S5: MSSKELQEGQDGLVEKLVSVRRVAKVVKGGRVFGFSALTVVGDGEGRVGYGSGKANEVPVAIKKAMEKARRNMKDVHLDGGTLQYPINFKQGAANIVMLPASDGTGIIAGGAMRAVLEAAGVKDVLAKCVGTTRPVNVVRSTVNALTGMSSPELIAAKRGKSVEEILGE, encoded by the coding sequence ATGTCTTCAAAGGAATTACAAGAAGGTCAAGATGGTCTTGTTGAAAAATTAGTCTCTGTCCGCCGTGTCGCAAAAGTTGTGAAAGGTGGTCGAGTGTTTGGTTTTTCTGCTTTAACTGTTGTTGGTGACGGTGAAGGTCGTGTTGGCTATGGAAGTGGTAAGGCGAATGAAGTTCCTGTTGCCATTAAAAAAGCAATGGAAAAAGCTCGTCGTAATATGAAAGATGTTCACCTAGATGGTGGTACATTGCAGTATCCTATTAACTTTAAACAAGGTGCTGCCAATATCGTGATGTTACCTGCCTCTGATGGTACGGGAATTATCGCGGGTGGTGCGATGCGCGCAGTATTAGAAGCAGCTGGTGTAAAAGACGTATTAGCAAAATGTGTTGGTACAACTCGTCCAGTAAACGTTGTTCGTTCAACCGTTAATGCTTTGACAGGAATGAGTAGCCCAGAACTGATTGCTGCAAAACGTGGTAAATCAGTTGAAGAAATTTTAGGTGAATAA
- the rpmD gene encoding 50S ribosomal protein L30 has product MSDKKLVNVTLVKSTIGRLPAHKACVSGLGLRKMHQTVAVIDTPENRGMINKVSYLLKVEEA; this is encoded by the coding sequence ATGTCAGATAAGAAATTAGTCAATGTTACTTTGGTTAAAAGCACTATTGGACGTTTGCCAGCACACAAAGCTTGTGTGTCTGGTTTAGGTTTGAGAAAAATGCACCAAACAGTAGCGGTTATTGACACTCCTGAAAATAGAGGAATGATCAATAAAGTTTCCTATTTGCTTAAAGTAGAGGAAGCATAA
- the rplO gene encoding 50S ribosomal protein L15 — MHLNTLKPAEGAKKLAKRKGRGQGSGNGKMAGRGHKGQKSRSGGMPKIGFEGGQMPLQRRLPKVGFTSRKSAYAAEIRLDVLSSVDSDVIDLPALKAANLISEKIKTVKVINSGEMKKAVKISGLKVTAGAKATIEAAGGSVEV; from the coding sequence ATGCATTTAAATACTTTAAAGCCTGCTGAAGGCGCAAAGAAACTTGCGAAGCGTAAAGGTCGTGGCCAAGGTTCTGGAAACGGAAAAATGGCTGGTAGAGGTCATAAAGGTCAAAAGTCACGTTCTGGCGGAATGCCAAAAATTGGTTTTGAAGGTGGTCAGATGCCATTGCAACGCCGTCTTCCAAAGGTTGGTTTTACATCTAGAAAGTCTGCTTATGCAGCGGAGATTCGTTTAGATGTATTATCTTCAGTTGATTCTGATGTCATTGATTTGCCAGCATTAAAAGCTGCAAACCTTATTTCAGAAAAAATCAAGACGGTTAAAGTAATCAATAGCGGTGAGATGAAAAAAGCAGTTAAAATTTCTGGTCTGAAAGTAACTGCTGGCGCCAAAGCTACTATTGAAGCTGCCGGCGGATCAGTAGAAGTTTGA
- the secY gene encoding preprotein translocase subunit SecY, with product MNSQSIENSGTGGLSQKIFFVLGALIVYRLGTHIPVPLIDPVALAAMFEQQKGTILDMFNMFSGGALQRLSILALGIMPYISASIIMQLLTVVSPTLEQLKKDGEAGRRKITQYTRYGTVVLATFQALGVAIALESQNINGMSVVVEPGLLFKVIAVATLVSGTIFLMWLGEQITERGIGNGISLIIFAGIVAGLPSALGGTFEQVNTGAMHAITAFVLLALVFLVIAFVVFVERGQRRIPIHYAQRMRGRKLYGGQEGHLPLKLNMAGVIPPIFASSIILFPATLGGWFGTAENMGWLKDIATTMSPGQPLYILFYAMAIIFFCFFYTAIVFNPNETADNLRKSGAYIPGIRPGQQTARRIDTIMSRLTLAGAIYITLVCLLPEFLILYWNVPFYFGGTSLLIIVIVVMDFMTNIQAHMQSGQYESMMKKANLKGR from the coding sequence ATGAATAGTCAGTCAATTGAAAATTCAGGCACAGGTGGGTTGAGCCAAAAAATATTTTTTGTCTTAGGTGCATTAATTGTTTACCGTTTAGGAACTCATATTCCTGTTCCTTTGATTGACCCAGTTGCGCTGGCTGCTATGTTTGAACAGCAAAAGGGTACGATCTTAGACATGTTTAACATGTTTTCTGGTGGTGCTCTTCAAAGGCTTTCTATCTTGGCACTAGGGATTATGCCGTATATTTCTGCCTCTATCATTATGCAGTTATTGACGGTTGTATCTCCTACCCTTGAGCAGTTAAAGAAAGACGGTGAAGCTGGTCGAAGAAAAATTACCCAATACACACGTTATGGAACTGTTGTGCTAGCAACATTCCAAGCGCTAGGCGTCGCAATAGCATTAGAGTCCCAGAATATTAATGGGATGTCTGTCGTTGTTGAGCCAGGTTTGTTATTTAAGGTTATTGCCGTTGCTACTTTAGTAAGCGGAACAATTTTCTTAATGTGGTTAGGTGAGCAAATCACCGAAAGAGGTATTGGAAACGGTATTTCTTTAATTATTTTTGCAGGTATTGTAGCAGGTTTACCTTCTGCACTTGGCGGTACATTTGAGCAAGTTAATACTGGTGCAATGCATGCGATAACTGCTTTTGTGTTATTAGCATTAGTGTTCTTGGTGATTGCGTTCGTTGTTTTTGTTGAAAGAGGACAACGCCGTATTCCAATTCATTATGCTCAACGCATGCGTGGCCGTAAGTTGTATGGCGGTCAAGAAGGCCATTTGCCATTGAAGTTAAACATGGCGGGTGTGATTCCACCAATTTTTGCTTCAAGCATTATTCTATTCCCAGCAACACTTGGTGGATGGTTTGGTACTGCAGAAAATATGGGATGGCTTAAAGACATTGCAACAACAATGTCACCAGGTCAGCCTTTGTATATTTTATTTTATGCAATGGCGATTATTTTCTTTTGTTTTTTCTATACAGCAATTGTTTTCAATCCAAATGAAACAGCTGATAACTTGAGAAAATCTGGTGCTTATATTCCAGGTATTCGCCCTGGTCAGCAAACAGCAAGAAGAATTGATACAATCATGAGTCGTTTAACATTAGCAGGTGCAATATATATTACACTTGTCTGTTTGTTACCTGAATTCTTGATTTTGTATTGGAATGTTCCTTTTTATTTTGGTGGAACATCATTGCTGATTATTGTTATTGTGGTTATGGATTTTATGACAAACATTCAAGCTCACATGCAATCAGGTCAATACGAAAGTATGATGAAAAAAGCTAATTTAAAGGGTCGGTAA
- the rpsM gene encoding 30S ribosomal protein S13 translates to MARIAGVNIPVNKHIVIGLRSIYGVGQTTAQKICADVNIDPTTKVRELTEEQLEALRSEVTKFKIEGDLRRDVTMNIKRLMDMGCYRGIRHRRSLPLRGQRTKNNARTRKGPKKPIKR, encoded by the coding sequence ATGGCTCGTATTGCCGGCGTAAACATTCCAGTAAATAAACATATTGTTATTGGATTAAGATCGATCTACGGGGTTGGACAAACGACAGCTCAAAAAATTTGTGCAGATGTGAATATTGATCCAACAACGAAAGTTCGTGAACTAACTGAAGAACAGTTAGAAGCACTTCGTTCAGAAGTTACAAAGTTTAAGATTGAAGGTGATCTTCGTCGTGACGTTACTATGAACATCAAGCGTTTGATGGATATGGGGTGTTACCGAGGAATTCGCCATCGTCGTAGTCTTCCATTGAGAGGGCAACGCACAAAAAATAATGCTCGTACTCGTAAGGGTCCTAAAAAACCTATTAAGCGTTAA
- the rpsK gene encoding 30S ribosomal protein S11 encodes MAKANSRVKKKAKQVVTDAVAHVHATFNNTIVTITDRQGNALCWATSGGSGFRGSRKSTPFAAQVAAERAGQMATEYGVKNMDVMVKGPGPGRDSAVRGLNSVGFKITSISDVTPIPHNGCRPPKKRRV; translated from the coding sequence ATGGCAAAAGCAAATTCACGTGTTAAAAAGAAGGCAAAACAGGTTGTAACTGATGCAGTTGCACATGTTCATGCAACTTTTAATAACACCATTGTTACCATTACAGATCGTCAAGGAAATGCACTATGCTGGGCTACGTCCGGAGGAAGTGGTTTCCGTGGGTCGCGTAAAAGTACTCCTTTTGCTGCACAGGTAGCAGCAGAGCGCGCAGGTCAAATGGCGACAGAATATGGTGTTAAGAATATGGATGTTATGGTTAAAGGTCCTGGACCCGGCCGTGATTCAGCAGTTAGAGGTTTAAATAGTGTTGGTTTTAAAATTACATCAATTTCTGATGTGACACCAATCCCTCATAACGGCTGTCGTCCGCCTAAAAAACGTCGCGTTTAA
- the rpsD gene encoding 30S ribosomal protein S4 encodes MARYIGPKCKLSRREGTDLFLKSGVRSIESKCKIDQLPGQHGAGRKRVTEYGLQLREKQKVRRIYGVLEKKFRLYYKEADRRKGSTGVNLLQLLESRLDNVVYRMGFASTRAEARQLVSHKAIQVNGQSVNIPSYEVSAGDVISIREKSRNQSRIAAALELSAQAGNVGWVEVDSSKFEGVFKTVPDRSDLSADISENLIVELYSK; translated from the coding sequence ATGGCTAGATATATTGGTCCAAAGTGTAAACTATCACGTCGTGAAGGTACGGATCTATTTTTGAAGAGCGGTGTTCGTAGCATCGAATCAAAATGTAAAATTGATCAACTACCTGGTCAGCATGGTGCTGGCCGTAAACGCGTAACTGAATACGGTTTACAGTTAAGAGAAAAACAAAAAGTTCGTCGTATTTATGGCGTACTTGAAAAGAAGTTCCGTTTATATTACAAAGAAGCAGATCGTCGTAAAGGATCTACAGGTGTTAATCTTCTTCAGCTTTTAGAAAGCCGTTTAGATAACGTTGTATATCGTATGGGATTTGCATCTACACGCGCTGAAGCTCGTCAACTTGTATCGCATAAAGCCATTCAAGTGAACGGACAGTCTGTAAATATTCCTTCTTATGAAGTATCAGCTGGCGATGTAATCAGTATTAGAGAAAAATCACGTAACCAATCTCGTATTGCAGCGGCACTAGAATTAAGTGCACAAGCTGGTAATGTTGGTTGGGTTGAAGTTGATTCTAGTAAGTTTGAAGGTGTCTTCAAAACTGTACCAGATCGTTCTGATTTATCTGCTGATATTTCAGAAAACTTAATTGTCGAGCTTTACTCTAAGTAA
- a CDS encoding DNA-directed RNA polymerase subunit alpha, which yields MQEMLEQLLTPRLVDIKTVNGFNSRVTLEPLERGFGHTLGNALRRILLSSMPGAAIVEAQIDGVLHEYSAIEGVREDVLEIMLNLKEVAIKLNETSEAELTLSKKGPAVVTAADIQLNHDTEIMNPDLVIAHLGEGAELSMKLKVEKGIGYRAAVQSTDSESANIGVLKLDASFSPVKTVSYEVQNARVEQRTDLDKLILNVVTDGTLDPEDAIKQAATVLHYQLIAFVDLKHKEIVVQEEEENEFDPIFLQPVDDLELTVRSANCLKAEQIYYIGDLVQRAESSLLKTPNLGKKSLQEIKDVLAQRGLGLGTKLENWPPSSLVSKESA from the coding sequence ATGCAAGAGATGTTAGAGCAGCTACTAACTCCACGTTTAGTAGATATTAAAACGGTTAACGGTTTTAATAGCCGTGTAACTCTTGAGCCTCTAGAGCGTGGTTTTGGGCATACTCTAGGGAATGCTTTGAGAAGAATCTTATTATCTTCCATGCCGGGTGCTGCGATTGTTGAAGCACAAATTGATGGTGTATTACACGAATATTCAGCGATTGAAGGTGTTCGTGAAGATGTTTTAGAAATCATGCTTAATTTAAAGGAAGTTGCCATTAAATTAAATGAAACTTCTGAAGCAGAATTGACACTGTCTAAAAAGGGTCCTGCAGTAGTTACTGCAGCAGATATTCAGTTGAATCACGATACTGAAATCATGAACCCAGATCTTGTTATCGCTCACCTTGGTGAGGGTGCTGAACTTTCAATGAAGCTAAAGGTCGAAAAAGGGATTGGTTACAGAGCAGCTGTACAGTCTACTGATTCTGAATCAGCTAACATCGGTGTTTTAAAACTGGATGCAAGTTTCAGTCCTGTTAAAACAGTGAGTTATGAAGTTCAAAATGCTCGTGTTGAGCAAAGAACGGATTTAGATAAGTTGATCTTGAATGTCGTCACTGATGGAACATTAGATCCAGAAGATGCGATTAAACAAGCAGCAACAGTACTGCATTATCAATTAATTGCTTTTGTTGATTTAAAACATAAAGAAATTGTTGTTCAAGAAGAAGAAGAAAATGAATTTGATCCGATCTTCTTGCAACCAGTTGATGATTTAGAGTTGACAGTGCGTTCAGCTAACTGTTTAAAAGCAGAACAAATCTATTACATTGGTGATTTAGTTCAAAGAGCTGAATCAAGCTTGTTAAAGACACCAAACCTAGGTAAAAAATCATTGCAGGAAATTAAAGATGTTCTTGCACAGAGAGGTTTAGGTTTAGGAACAAAACTCGAAAACTGGCCACCTTCAAGTTTGGTTAGTAAAGAGTCAGCATAA
- the rplQ gene encoding 50S ribosomal protein L17, whose translation MRHRKSGRKLNRNSSHRKAMFRNMSASLFEHEMIKTTVAKAKELRGVAEPLITLAKQDSVHNRRIAFSRLRDKAAVGKLFSELGPRYESRPGGYVRILKCGFRPGDNAPMAYVELVDRPQVESTESED comes from the coding sequence ATGCGTCATCGTAAAAGTGGTCGTAAATTAAATCGTAATAGCTCACATCGTAAAGCGATGTTCAGAAACATGTCTGCATCATTGTTTGAACATGAGATGATTAAGACAACTGTTGCTAAAGCGAAAGAACTACGTGGTGTTGCTGAACCGCTAATTACATTAGCGAAGCAAGACAGTGTTCATAACCGTCGTATTGCTTTTTCACGTTTACGTGACAAAGCAGCGGTTGGAAAATTATTTTCAGAATTAGGTCCTCGTTATGAGTCTAGACCAGGTGGATATGTCCGCATTCTTAAATGTGGATTCCGTCCTGGTGATAATGCTCCTATGGCTTATGTTGAATTAGTAGATCGTCCTCAAGTCGAATCTACTGAATCTGAAGATTAA
- a CDS encoding TatD family hydrolase produces MSYLFDTHCHLADPKFSHSLADDLEIANNHSTSEFLSVGSSTADWFDTLQLAKQFQSIHAALGLHPYFIESDYPSQLEQLELLIASNSVSAIGEIGLDFSKGVTANDSTQMLVFSQQIQLAQTYNLPVSVHCLKAYNPMLNFLKNHPVEGVMHGFAGGAQMAIQFIDAGLHIGINSVLLNQNARRYHELVQCIGLDRLVLESDAPFGMNLDSDAPLASLMKVAIKIAELLECPVQEVIEKTTANAENLFIRKDS; encoded by the coding sequence ATGTCTTATTTATTTGATACTCACTGCCATTTGGCAGATCCGAAATTTTCTCATTCTTTGGCAGACGATTTAGAGATTGCCAACAATCATTCCACTTCTGAGTTTCTTTCTGTGGGAAGCTCCACCGCTGATTGGTTCGATACTCTGCAACTCGCAAAACAATTTCAAAGCATACACGCTGCTTTAGGACTTCACCCTTATTTCATTGAATCGGATTATCCTTCTCAGTTAGAGCAATTAGAATTGCTAATAGCGTCTAATTCAGTCAGTGCTATCGGCGAGATTGGTTTAGATTTTTCAAAAGGTGTAACTGCAAATGACTCAACCCAAATGTTGGTTTTTTCGCAGCAAATTCAACTTGCACAGACATATAATTTACCCGTTTCTGTTCATTGTCTAAAAGCGTATAACCCAATGCTTAACTTTTTAAAGAATCATCCCGTTGAAGGAGTCATGCATGGGTTTGCGGGTGGTGCTCAGATGGCCATCCAGTTTATTGATGCTGGACTCCATATTGGCATCAACTCAGTTTTACTTAATCAAAATGCAAGACGGTATCATGAGTTGGTGCAGTGTATTGGATTAGATAGGCTTGTATTAGAATCAGACGCACCCTTCGGGATGAACCTGGATTCTGATGCGCCTTTAGCCAGTTTAATGAAAGTTGCAATAAAAATAGCAGAACTGCTGGAATGTCCTGTTCAGGAAGTGATAGAGAAAACAACGGCTAATGCAGAAAATTTATTTATAAGGAAGGATTCATGA
- a CDS encoding tRNA threonylcarbamoyladenosine dehydratase produces the protein MTPLFERSLLVFEERGIQQLQQSHVLVAGVGGVGGFVIEALARAGVGSLTIVDHDSVSPSNLNRQIIALESTMGENKAEVMKQRIHDINPSCKVTTIQSFLKPDDMDELLSEDFDYVVDAIDSLNCKVALVATAYQKGLKVVSSMGAGRRIDPSKILIADISKTHTCGLARNMRQRLKKQRIAKGIPVVFSTELPKAPGPMEEIEGARGRVVNGTASYMPGIFGLMLAGLVVQELAKTEPQ, from the coding sequence ATGACGCCACTTTTCGAAAGAAGTTTACTGGTCTTTGAAGAACGAGGCATTCAACAACTTCAACAGTCTCATGTATTGGTTGCAGGAGTAGGGGGAGTTGGAGGGTTTGTTATTGAAGCATTGGCACGAGCAGGGGTTGGTTCCCTGACTATTGTTGATCATGATTCGGTTTCACCTTCCAATTTAAATCGTCAGATTATCGCTCTTGAATCGACTATGGGTGAAAATAAAGCTGAAGTGATGAAGCAACGTATCCATGATATTAATCCGAGTTGTAAAGTGACAACGATTCAATCGTTTCTGAAACCAGATGACATGGATGAACTGCTTTCTGAGGATTTTGACTATGTGGTGGATGCGATTGATAGTCTTAACTGTAAAGTGGCTTTGGTGGCAACGGCGTACCAAAAAGGCTTAAAGGTGGTTTCAAGCATGGGCGCTGGGCGCAGGATAGATCCGAGTAAAATCTTAATTGCAGATATTTCAAAAACCCATACATGTGGTTTGGCTCGAAATATGCGGCAACGCCTAAAAAAGCAAAGAATTGCAAAAGGCATCCCCGTCGTTTTTTCGACAGAGCTTCCAAAAGCACCGGGTCCTATGGAAGAAATTGAAGGAGCGAGAGGGCGTGTTGTGAATGGAACCGCTAGTTATATGCCGGGTATTTTTGGACTCATGCTTGCAGGGTTAGTGGTTCAGGAACTTGCAAAGACAGAGCCTCAATAG